In the genome of Amphiura filiformis chromosome 4, Afil_fr2py, whole genome shotgun sequence, one region contains:
- the LOC140149894 gene encoding LOW QUALITY PROTEIN: uncharacterized protein (The sequence of the model RefSeq protein was modified relative to this genomic sequence to represent the inferred CDS: inserted 1 base in 1 codon) — protein MFRLKQRTFRLVDNTDTVPILSTRSNDTHGKHWPRIYWLVLKILCLLNGRKIVSTRKCHQCRLCRLERERESAGNNGPLPNYLFPAALCSPAGWCQDDEEDQLLDQNINTILEDERVENCEVCDSMWWDADGKRHEYKEENISVGWWNHRGSMYLSFFLLLTSIAFRLYDAVTYIVKCWGDQKQLMRLLSYFTFLFNISVVPVICLVANLRNILPRSRISTFAWTSALHPRYIVKRLQYLRPETSTAIEKPFLFACIIWPLFNSVYRACIYFLLVKSYDLHIHITLITNGIVAELWGCFCYLLILLRISIRIQLEHDITFLRKHLGKVDICRKRLGASVDEYGSLSNLCAIWMMLTISMASLGIATHTSWNYLLYXRKNPNDSNEAPHKHHDIWSEILMVLVLPLMAVGGLDLHRIWEDFLTRICEIRCDKHHGFWEKIVKFIKHEFNPVTNVVQLTLLFSVISYYMALKVEDQDASYWGNQRNATRLIEPT, from the exons ATGTTCCGTCTGAAACAAAGAACCTTTCGTCTTGTCGATAACACAGACACGGTACCTATTTTGTCGACACGAAGTAATGATACCCATGGGAAACATTGGCCACGTATTTACTGGTTAGTGTTGAAGATCCTGTGTCTTCTGAACGGTCGAAAAATAGTTTCAACAAGAAAATGTCACCAATGTCGCTTATGTAGACTTGAACGTGAGCGGGAGTCTGCAGGGAACAATGGACCCTTGCCCAACTACCTCTTCCCTGCCGCTCTTTGCTCACCGGCAGGATGGTGTCAGGATGATGAGGAAGATCAACTGCTGGATCAAAACATCAACACAATACTTGAAGATGAGCGAGTTGAGAATTGCGAAGTGTGTGACTCGATGTGGTGGGATGCTGATGGGAAAAGACATGAATACAAAGAGGAGAATATCA GTGTAGGATGGTGGAATCATCGTGGTAGTATGTATCTatcattttttcttcttctcaCTTCTATTGCCTTTCGTCTTTATGATGCCGTGACATACATTGTTAAATGTTGGGGCGACCAAAAGCAGCTGATGAGGCTGTTATCTTATTTCACTTTTCTCTTTAACATCTCTGTTGTCCCTGTCATCTGCTTGGTGGCTAACCTTCGCAACATTCTTCCACGATCTCGAATCAGTACTTTTGCTTGGACATCTGCGCTTCATCCAAGGTACATCGTCAAACGCCTTCAATATCTTCGACCGGAGACATCAACAGCCATCGAGAAACCGTTTCTCTTTGCATGTATAATTTGGCCGTTATTTAATAGCGTTTACCGTGCTTGTATCTATTTTCTGCTCGTCAAATCTTATGATTTACACATTCACATCACGTTGATTACAAATGGTATCGTCGCGGAACTCTGGGGTTGTTTCTGTTATTTGTTGATTCTATTACGCATCTCCATTCGCATCCAATTGGAGCATGACATAACCTTTCTCCGAAAACATCTTGGAAAAGTAGATATCTGTCGCAAACGGTTAGGAGCTTCGGTCGACGAATATGGCAGTCTTAGCAACCTCTGTGCCATATGGATGATGCTTACAATATCAATGGCTTCATTGGGCATTGCAACACACACAAGTTGGAATTATCTTCTCT AGCGGAAAAATCCCAATGACTCAAACGAAGCTCCACATAAACATCATGATATATGGTCTGAGATACTAATGGTGTTGGTACTTCCGTTGATGGCAGTAGGAGGACTTGATCTGCATCGGATATGGGAAGATTTCCTGACACGAATTTGCGAG ATCCGTTGCGACAAACATCATGGTTTCTGGGAGAAGATTGTCAAATTCATCAAACATGAGTTCAACCCTGTTACCAATGTTGTACAATTAACTCTTCTGTTTTCTGTCATCTCATATTATATGGCACTGAAGGTAGAAGACCAGGATGCTAGTTATTGGGGAAATCAAAGAAACGCGACGCGTCTAATTGAACCAACGTAA